GATCAACGTAAACGCTGCAATCAGTTCTCCCAGTCTCAAACGGCACTCTTGCTGATTTTGTAATCTGTAGCGAAAGAGACCAATAAAAATCACGCCGGTAACCGTCAGGGCGATCATGACCAGATGCGACAGGGAAAACATTTCAAATGGAAAATCCGAACTCGAACCGCTGAATAGAGACAACACCAATCATCAGCCTCCCAAAAAAAGACTCAAAAGTCTTTACACTCACACTGAATCAATACATACTGACAGTGTACCACAGAAGTCTTTTATAGACGCTCAGACTGAAATGGAAAACAGGTAAAGGACGTGATCAGCTTGTCAAAATATGGGCTCATTTTTGGAGCATTATTCATGCTGTCTGCATGCGGAACTGATGTGAATGAAGCCGTTGATAACAGTCCGGTGAATGACACATCTGAAGACATGAACACGGAAGTGAACAACGAAGAAAACCATCATGCAAGTTCAGATGAGGAAACAGCGGATGATCATGAAACGAATCAAAATGAGAATGAGGACTCTGCTTTTGAACCCGACGGACTGATGGAGATCCATTTCATCGACGCCGGACAAGCCGATGCAACCCTGTTTCTTTTTGAAGAAGAAGGAGAACCGTTCTCCATATTATATGATGCCGGAGACTGGACCCGGACAGATGTTGTCGATTACCTGCATGAACAGAAACTTGACGGGATTGACATTATGATTGCCAGTCACCCTCACGCCGATCACATCGGACAGATGGCCATCATCATTGATGAATTTGATGTCGGCGAAGTGTGGATGTCCGGTGAGGAACACAGCTCCGCAACTTACGAACGAGTCATTGACGCCGTCCTCAGTTCCGATGCGGTTTATGAAGAACCAAGGACAGGAGATGAATACCGAATCGGAGATGCAGAATTGATCATCCTGAATCCGGAACGTCTCACGGGTGATCTCCATGACAGTTCACTCAGCATCAAGCTGACCTACGGAGAACACCGATTTCTCCTTACAGGTGATGCCGAACACAGTGCTGAGGAACGTATGATCAATACAGGAATCAACCTGAGTGCAGACGTGTTGCACCTTGGTCACCACGGATCACGAACGTCTACAGGAGAGGCTTTCCTCGATGCTGTTGCTCCCTCATATGCGATTATTTCTGCGGGCATGGATAACAGCTATGGCCATCCGCATGAGGAAGTAATGGACAGAGTTCTCTCAAGAGATATCGAAATTTACGCAACATATGAACATGGCACCATTATCATGGAAACGGATGGGGCTAACCTCAATGTCTCCACAGATCAAAGCGGTGAGATCACAGGTGCTCAGGAATCTGCGTCCACGGATCATTCAGACCCTTCGTCGGGTACTGAAACCCAAAATGGAACATCCGATACCGGATGCATTGACATTAACAGTGCCAGCCAGGCTGAACTTGAAGAGATCATTCACATTGGAGAAGCCCGTGCAGAAGAACTCCTGTCTCTGAGACCATTTGATACTGTTGACGAACTGACAAACATCAACGGCATTTCCTCCGGACGACTGGCCGATATCAAGGAAGAGAACCTCGCCTGCATAGAAGGAGTGGATTAAAATGGTTCAAGACGTGTTCGTAGACAGAATTGAAGACGGTATCGCCGTCATGCTTAATGAGCGTGATCAAACGGAAATCCGGGTTGCCTTACAGGATCTCACCTCGATCTCCATTCGTGAAGGGGATCTGCTTTCCATAAACATCAGTGATGAAGGTGCTATTCAGATTCTCGATAAACGGACAGACGAAGAAAAACGGCGGAGAGAGCGGATTCAAGCGAAACAAAAAAAGCTTGCCGGACGAAAGTCCGGCAGCCGATTTAAGAAGTAACCTCATCCATATAATCGCCATATCCTTTTTCCTCCATCTCATCAAGAGGAATAAACGTCATGGCAGCCGAGTTCATACAATAACGGAGCCCGGTCGGTTCCGGGCCGTCTTCGAATACGTGGCCAAGATGTGAATCGCCATAAAGGCTCCGGATCTCAGTTCTAGTATAAAATAGGGTGTTATCCTCTTCTTCCGTTAGAAAATGAGGATCAATCGGTTGAGTAAAGCTTGGCCAACCGGTTTTTGAATCGTACTGATCCCGTGAACTGAAAAGTGGTTCACCACTGACCCGATCCACATAGATCCCGTCCTCATAGTGATCCCAGTACTGATTTCGGTAGGCAGGTTCCGTACCGTCTTCCTGTGTCACTTCGTATTCAATAGGAGTCAGCATCTCCTTCAGTTCTTCATCTGTATACGTAACACCATATAACCCTTCATACTCACCGACGGATTGAGATTCAGGAATATCGTACCGTTCTTCACCCCACACTTCATCAAGAAAATCATCACGCCCTGAACTTGACCGGTACATTCGGTACCGGACGGGATTTTCCTGATAAAATTTCTGATGGTAATCTTCGGCCAGGTAAAAAACATCCGCAGACCGGACTGGTGTGACGATCGGGCTGTCGAAACGGTTCTCTTCATCAAGTGCAGCAATCGATTCTTCTGCTGCGGCTTTCTGATGCTCATCATGATAAAAAACGGCTGTGGAATACTGATATCCGCGGTCTACAAACTGTCCGCCATCATCTGTCGGATCGATTTGCCGCCAAAATACGGACAGAATCGTCTCATAGGTTACGAGCGACGGGTCATACCTGATCTGAACTGCCTCTACGTGATCGGTTTGTCCGGAAGCAACATCTTCATAGGACGGATACGCTTCTGAACCTCCTGTATAGCCGACATAGACATCCAAAACCCCTTCAAGTTCATCAAAAGGCTTTTCCATACACCAGAAACAGCCTCCTGCAAAGGTGGCAAGTTCTCCTTCTGTATGATCTTCAGCTGTTACAGAACGATCACTCCCTGACGATTTATGGAAAGCTGCCTCATAGGCAATCTGCCCGACAGGAATCAGTGCAAGGATGAAAATAGCCGCTATCCCCAGCAATAGTCTTTTTTTTATCACGATGATCACCCTTTCGTGTTGTTATACACAGTATAATGTGCTCGAAGAAAAAAGAAAAACGAAATGCTTTGACCCCTTCGTATAAGATGGATTAGAATGGAAAAGAGGTGAAGAAAAGTGACAAAAAAGACTGCGTACATACTCGTGATTATCGGAGCAGCCCTTTGGGGAACGACCGGCCTGTTTGTTCAGCAATTAAATGCCATCGGGTTTACACCTTGGGAGACCGTTGGGATCCGCTTGACCTTTTCTGCAGTGCTGATTCTGCTTTTTCTCGGCATCTTTAAACCGGCCATGTTACGTATCCAGCTGAGTCACCTGCCCTACTTTATCGGAACAGGGATTATCAGCATTGCCTTTTTTAATTTTTTCTTCTTTACAGTCATTGATGAAGCCAACCTTTCCTTGGCCGTTGTGCTTTTATACACAGGACCTGTATTCGTTACGATTCTTTCGAGGCTCTTTTTCAAGGAACCGTTCACAGGAGCAAAGGGCCTTGCACTTTTCCTAATGCTTCTCGGATGTGCTCTAACCGTCGAGCTGTTGCCTTATGGGACAATGCCTGATGGCTGGAGGATTGTCCTTTACGGATTGTTATCCGGCTTTTTTTATGCCCTCTACAGCATATTTGGCAAGTCCGTCAGCCGTCATTATCACAGCTTAACGATCACGGCCTATTCCATGGTGACCGGATCCGTATTTCTGATGCTGAGCAGTACGCTCTTGCATGAACCTGTCCGTCTCATTCAACCCGAGGTTCTCCTGAACGGTTTCGGCATTGCCCTTTTCGCAACGGTATCCGCTTATGTACTCTATACATTTGGACTCACCTACGTGGAATCAAGCCGGGCATCCATCCTTTCCACGATGGAACCCGTGGTTGCCATCATCATCGGGGTAATGATATTCGGGGATCAGTTAAACAGTTGGCAGGCCCTAGGCTTTGTCCTCGTTTTACTGTCTGTTGCAGTCACGGTGTACAGAAAAAAATCACCCGTTGAAAAAGAAGTAATCCGTCAATTAGGCTGAATCACTGACGAAGAGAGTATCTTGATCAGACGAAGCAAACAAAAAAGAGCGTCCCTGTATCTTCACAGGGACGCTCTTTTGTTTGCGCTTAAAAAAATAAGTAAGAAGGTTGGCTTTCCTGCTCTTTTGCTTTCATCAGTTCCTTGTCCTCATCTCGCACCATCATTTCCTCTGTGTGCATACGCTGTACATCTGACAGAAAATCATGAAAATTAACCTCTCTTCGCTTTTGCATGGAAAGCATCCTCCTTTAATTGTTTTATAACAGAATTTATTTTATAACTGTATACTAATACAGAGTTTCCTTTATGTCAACGATTATTTTTATGAAAATCACGATTTTGTTTTTTCAATTACATCTGAAAGACTTTCATGGGCTAAAAATCCCTCCATGCCGGCTATTTATTTGAAAATCATCTCCCTGAAACTAAAGAACAGACGATGCTCTGCCGATATATATATAAAAGAATGAGGAGTTGGCAACCATGGAAATTACAACACTATCCACCCATGTTGTCCCGTCCGCACCGTCCAAGGCACCGTCATCAGAGAATAAAGCCGTTCATAAAGACACAGAACAAACCCCAAAACAGCAAACAGAAACGTACTCACCGTCAAAAAGACCGCCCGTAAAAGAGATGTCTGCAGAAGAGCGAGAATCATACATTGAAGAATTGAGACAGAAATCTGAAAAACACTTTGAATCCTTAAAAAACCTCGTCAGGAAAATGCTCGAAAAACAGGGATTCAGCTTTCAGGATGTTCAGGATGGCAAGATTGATTGGGATACCTTTGAAGTCGATGAAGCAACCAGGGCTGAAGCAGCGGCTAATATTGCTGAAGATGGACCGTTTGGGGTTGAAGCGACGAGTAACCGGATTGTCAATTTTGCGATTGCACTTTCCGGAGGAGATGTTGAAAAACTGGGGATTTTGCGAGAAGCTATTGATGAAGGATTCAAGGCAGTGAAAGACATCTTCGGGGAACTCCCGGAAATTTCTTTGGAAACCCAGCGTGTGATTCATGAAAAATTAGACCAGTGGGAAAAAGAGCAGCGAGGACAGGATCAACCTGAACCTGAAAAGACAGTTGTTTCATAACAACCGATCACTTTCTTATAGGTTCTGTTAAAGCCTGTTGTTGATATTTACAGTTTGAATGAGCGACAGGCGGCAACACGTGCGGGAAAAGCGCAGACCGAAGATCCACTTTCGCAAAGCGAAAGTCAGCTGAGACAAGTCCGAGGTAAGTGTCCGCCGTAAGCGAGTAAAAACAACTATGAACTTTAACATTGCCTTCATATAAAGAAACGGAGCCGCATCAATTTGCAGCTCCGTTTCTTTGATCTTGTCAGTTTAATTTATAGAATGCCGGCCGTCTGTCTTCAAATACCGGAATCCGTTTTCGAACCGATTTGGATTCTTGCAAATCAATGTCGATCATCAGAATTTCTTCTCGGTCTTCACTCGCCTTCAAAAGAACCTTCCCCCATGGATCAATGACCATTGACGTACCACCAAAGACATTATCAGGATCTGCACCGACACGATTGCACGCAACAATATAGCATTGATTCTCAATCGCCCTGCTCGTCAAAAGAGCAGTCCAGTGATCAATCCTCGCATGCGGCCATTCAGCAACAACAAAAAAAACTTCCGCTTCTTTTAAAGCATGATGCCTGACCCACTCAGGAAAGCGGATATCATAGCAAATCATGCCCGTACACGGCACATCTTCAAGGGTAAAAAAACCGTCTCCGGTCCCCTCGCTTAAATATTTATCCTCATTCATTAATCGAAACAGATGAAGTTTACTGTATGCCTTCACCTGCTCCCCACTGCGATCAATCACTGGCATTGTATTGTAATAGGAGCCGTTTTGATGATCAGCTAAGGAACCTCCGACAACCATCACATCATGTTCGAGTGCCAAATTTTTCAGAAATGCCAACATTGCCGACTGGCTCTCTGCACAAATCTCAGGCAGTCTTGATAAATCATAGCCGGACGACCACAACTCAGGCAGGACGAGAACATCCACCTCGTCCATCGTCACGTTTCTTATTTTATCTTCAATCTTCGCTTTATTCTTCCACGGATCTCCATATACAACGTCAATCTGCAGGATCAGAATCTTCCATTTCATCACTGTCCCTCCCTTTATTTCAATTGATTATTCTATCTGCATCATCGCACGTTGTCAGTCTTTCGTCAAAACCGGCTGGGTATCCATCGTGACCCAAAGGGAAAAGAAAAATGAATAATATTTAAATTGGGGGTATCTTTTTTCAACATTATACGTTATAGTAGTACTTAGCTGTTTGACGTTCGGATAAATTTCAAGTAAGAAAGACTTTTAACAAGGATTCCTCTTGAATGTTTAAATGAAGAGCTCAATAGTAATAAAACGTGGCAACCCCACACAGGAGGATTTTTTCATGACTCAAGGTACAGTAAAATGGTTTAATGCAGAAAAAGGTTTCGGTTTCATCGAAGTAGAAGGACAGGACGATGTATTCGTACATTTCTCCGCGATCCAAGGCGAAGGCTTCAAGACTCTTGAAGAAGGCCAAGCAGTTACTTTCGACATCGAGCAGGGTCAGCGTGGACCACAAGCTGCTAACGTTCAAAAGTAATGAATGATAAAAAGATCCCTTTCGAGGGATCTTTTTTCTTTTGCTCAGATCATCAAGGTGTCCGGTCTCTTCCCGCACTATCATAAAGGCTTCAGAAACCATCACGAAACATAAAAAAGAGGACCGCATCCTGATGGATGTGATCCTCTTTACGCATAATCCTTACGAATCATGCGTTCTGTTATCAGCAGCAGTCACTTTCATTACCTGTCATGACAAGTCCGCTTCCCTGCGGGGTTTCCTGGTAGTCCAGGGCCATGTTTGACGTCTGTCCGTGTACGTGCTGTTCGAATGCAACTTTGATCCCGTTGATCTCTTCAACAATGTCAGTCTGTGACGGCTCATCCAGAGCCAGTCCTAATTGGGGACCGCCTCAGCCCATTCCCGCTACGTAGACTTTAATGTTTGATGCATTGTTCTCATCCAGAATATTCTGGATGAAATCTTTTGCCTTGTCAG
This genomic window from [Bacillus] selenitireducens MLS10 contains:
- a CDS encoding MBL fold metallo-hydrolase, with product MSKYGLIFGALFMLSACGTDVNEAVDNSPVNDTSEDMNTEVNNEENHHASSDEETADDHETNQNENEDSAFEPDGLMEIHFIDAGQADATLFLFEEEGEPFSILYDAGDWTRTDVVDYLHEQKLDGIDIMIASHPHADHIGQMAIIIDEFDVGEVWMSGEEHSSATYERVIDAVLSSDAVYEEPRTGDEYRIGDAELIILNPERLTGDLHDSSLSIKLTYGEHRFLLTGDAEHSAEERMINTGINLSADVLHLGHHGSRTSTGEAFLDAVAPSYAIISAGMDNSYGHPHEEVMDRVLSRDIEIYATYEHGTIIMETDGANLNVSTDQSGEITGAQESASTDHSDPSSGTETQNGTSDTGCIDINSASQAELEEIIHIGEARAEELLSLRPFDTVDELTNINGISSGRLADIKEENLACIEGVD
- a CDS encoding DUF3006 domain-containing protein; this encodes MVQDVFVDRIEDGIAVMLNERDQTEIRVALQDLTSISIREGDLLSINISDEGAIQILDKRTDEEKRRRERIQAKQKKLAGRKSGSRFKK
- the msrB gene encoding peptide-methionine (R)-S-oxide reductase MsrB; the protein is MIKKRLLLGIAAIFILALIPVGQIAYEAAFHKSSGSDRSVTAEDHTEGELATFAGGCFWCMEKPFDELEGVLDVYVGYTGGSEAYPSYEDVASGQTDHVEAVQIRYDPSLVTYETILSVFWRQIDPTDDGGQFVDRGYQYSTAVFYHDEHQKAAAEESIAALDEENRFDSPIVTPVRSADVFYLAEDYHQKFYQENPVRYRMYRSSSGRDDFLDEVWGEERYDIPESQSVGEYEGLYGVTYTDEELKEMLTPIEYEVTQEDGTEPAYRNQYWDHYEDGIYVDRVSGEPLFSSRDQYDSKTGWPSFTQPIDPHFLTEEEDNTLFYTRTEIRSLYGDSHLGHVFEDGPEPTGLRYCMNSAAMTFIPLDEMEEKGYGDYMDEVTS
- a CDS encoding DMT family transporter, giving the protein MTKKTAYILVIIGAALWGTTGLFVQQLNAIGFTPWETVGIRLTFSAVLILLFLGIFKPAMLRIQLSHLPYFIGTGIISIAFFNFFFFTVIDEANLSLAVVLLYTGPVFVTILSRLFFKEPFTGAKGLALFLMLLGCALTVELLPYGTMPDGWRIVLYGLLSGFFYALYSIFGKSVSRHYHSLTITAYSMVTGSVFLMLSSTLLHEPVRLIQPEVLLNGFGIALFATVSAYVLYTFGLTYVESSRASILSTMEPVVAIIIGVMIFGDQLNSWQALGFVLVLLSVAVTVYRKKSPVEKEVIRQLG
- a CDS encoding carbon-nitrogen family hydrolase gives rise to the protein MKWKILILQIDVVYGDPWKNKAKIEDKIRNVTMDEVDVLVLPELWSSGYDLSRLPEICAESQSAMLAFLKNLALEHDVMVVGGSLADHQNGSYYNTMPVIDRSGEQVKAYSKLHLFRLMNEDKYLSEGTGDGFFTLEDVPCTGMICYDIRFPEWVRHHALKEAEVFFVVAEWPHARIDHWTALLTSRAIENQCYIVACNRVGADPDNVFGGTSMVIDPWGKVLLKASEDREEILMIDIDLQESKSVRKRIPVFEDRRPAFYKLN
- a CDS encoding cold-shock protein — encoded protein: MTQGTVKWFNAEKGFGFIEVEGQDDVFVHFSAIQGEGFKTLEEGQAVTFDIEQGQRGPQAANVQK
- a CDS encoding iron-sulfur cluster biosynthesis family protein; its protein translation is MNITDKAKDFIQNILDENNASNIKVYVAGMGUGGPQLGLALDEPSQTDIVEEINGIKVAFEQHVHGQTSNMALDYQETPQGSGLVMTGNESDCC